In Lineus longissimus chromosome 13, tnLinLong1.2, whole genome shotgun sequence, one genomic interval encodes:
- the LOC135497673 gene encoding putative nuclease HARBI1, producing the protein MFMPVREVKVYKSRIDRAEINPATYRKLFRFGKDNVEWLAQTFLPETVETRGGCLSPVERMEATLHYLAAPGYQTTVAEVMGMTQPTVSRYVASTLDFISEQHPRWITFPSSNADLARAKELWAEKLGFPFTLGAIDCTHVRIDKPHGRFGDDFINRKNFASFNVQATCDEKCTFTSVDVGWPGSVHDSRIFQTSDLHRKVARNVQGSLLGDSGYGIAPYMMTPYSNPNTAAERHFNREHARNRVVIEQAFGQLKRRFPILRYGIRLKLANAPKCIIACVVLHNVAKSLNDSDDFGDDEEEEAEDGVEPKAADAPLAVRQIRLQGQQRRQEITVILYERRVQNV; encoded by the coding sequence ATGTTCATGCCCGTAAGAGAAGTGAAGGTTTATAAGAGTCGGATAGATCGAGCTGAGATAAATCCAGCGACTTACCGCAAGTTATTTCGATTTGGGAAGGATAATGTTGAATGGCTTGCACAAACTTTTCTACCTGAAACCGTCGAGACTCGTGGCGGATGTCTGTCTCCAGTGGAACGCATGGAGGCAACTTTGCATTATTTGGCAGCTCCTGGATACCAGACTACTGTTGCAGAGGTGATGGGCATGACGCAGCCAACGGTATCGAGGTACGTTGCGAGTACCTTGGATTTCATATCGGAACAGCACCCAAGGTGGATAACGTTTCCTAGTTCAAATGCAGATTTGGCGCGGGCAAAGGAACTTTGGGCAGAAAAGCTTGGTTTTCCATTCACACTGGGAGCTATCGATTGCACGCATGTACGCATTGATAAGCCACACGGCCGATTTGGAGATGACTTCATCAATCGAAAGAACTTTGCGTCATTTAATGTTCAGGCGACATGTGATGAAAAGTGTACCTTCACGAGTGTTGATGTCGGATGGCCAGGGTCTGTGCACGATTCTCGAATATTCCAAACATCGGACCTGCACAGGAAAGTTGCAAGGAATGTACAAGGGAGTCTTCTTGGCGATTCAGGATATGGAATAGCCCCATACATGATGACACCATACAGTAACCCAAATACTGCAGCTGAGAGACATTTCAACCGAGAACATGCAAGAAATCGTGTGGTCATCGAGCAAGCCTTTGGACAATTAAAACGACGTTTTCCGATACTGCGTTACGGCATTCGTCTCAAACTGGCAAACGCTCCAAAATGCATCATTGCTTGTGTTGTATTGCACAATGTCGCAAAGTCACTTAATGACTCAGATGATTTcggtgatgatgaagaggaagaggCTGAGGATGGTGTAGAACCCAAGGCTGCAGATGCTCCTTTGGCTGTACGCCAAATTCGATTGCAAGGTCAGCAAAGGCGGCAAGAGATCACCGTCATTCTTTACGAGAGACGTGTTCAGAACGTGTAA